In Arachis stenosperma cultivar V10309 chromosome 1, arast.V10309.gnm1.PFL2, whole genome shotgun sequence, one DNA window encodes the following:
- the LOC130968775 gene encoding LOW QUALITY PROTEIN: asparagine--tRNA ligase, chloroplastic/mitochondrial (The sequence of the model RefSeq protein was modified relative to this genomic sequence to represent the inferred CDS: inserted 1 base in 1 codon) has translation MGAIGVAAAAAISIAPKVAKHLRLNLNSFLTTFPKTTITTTTMPLFPRCRHCLSSSLSPPFSTRSFCTATLQSSDAAATAHTKVGEFRRKLKVADVKGGPDQGLDKLGQSLVITGWVRTLRVQSSVTFVEINDGSCLSNMQCVMDSGAEGYDQVESGSITTGASIWVQGVVVESQGSKQKVELKVNKIVLVGKSDPSFPIQKKRASREFLRTKAHLRPRTNTFGAVARVRNALAYATHKFFQENGFIWVASPIITASDCEGAGEQFCVTTLIPNSHETADSPVDAIPKXNNGLIDWSQDFFGKPAFLTVSGQLNAETYATALSDVYTFGPTFRAENSNTSRHLAEFWMIEPELAFADLNDDMACATAYLQSVIRYVLDNCKEDMEFFNTWIDKGIIDRLSDLANRDVVQITYTEAIDLLSRANKKFEFPVKWGCDLQSEHERYITEEAFGGCPVIIRDYPKDIKAFYMRQNDDGRTVAAMDMLVPKIGELIGGSQREERLEYLEARLDDLKLNKDAYWWYLDLRRYGSVPHAGFGLGFERLVQFATGMDNIRDAIPFPRTPASAEF, from the exons ATGGGGGCAATAGGggttgctgctgctgctgccaTATCTATTGCACCAAAAGTAGCCAAGCACCTACGTctcaatctcaactcttttctCACCACATTCCCTAAAACCACCATCACCACAACCACCATGCCTCTCTTCCCCCGCTGCCGCCACtgcctttcttcttccctttctccCCCCTTCTCCACCCGCTCCTTCTGCACCGCCACCCTCCAATCCAGCGATGCTGCCGCCACAGCACACACTAAAGTTGGAGAATTTCGGAGGAAGCTGAAGGTGGCTGATGTGAAGGGTGGGCCAGATCAAGGGTTGGATAAGCTTGGCCAGAGTCTTGTCATCACGGGTTGGGTCCGCACTCTTCGTGTTCAGAGCAGCGTTACCTTTGTTGAG ATTAATGATGGTTCCTGCCTTTCTAATATGCAATGTGTGATGGATTCGGGAGCAGAAGGTTATGATCAG GTTGAATCTGGTTCGATTACGACTGGTGCATCTATTTGGGTGCAAGGAGTTGTGGTGGAGAGCCAAGGATCCAAGCAGAAAGTGGAATTAAAAGTCAACAAAATAGTATTG GTTGGCAAGAGTGATCCTTCCTTTCCCATCCAAAAGAAAAGAGCGAGCAGAGAATTTCTAAGAACAAAAGCGCATCTTCGACCAAGAACAAATACTTTTGGTGCA GTTGCAAGGGTTAGGAATGCGCTGGCATATGCTACCCACAAATTCTTCCAAGAGAATGGGTTTATTTGGGTTGCAAGTCCTATTATCACTGCTTCAGATTGTGAGGGAGCGGGTGAACAGTTTTGTGTTACTACATTG ATACCAAATTCTCATGAAACTGCTGATTCTCCAGTCGATGCCATTCCAA TGAATAATGGATTGATTGATTGGTCGCAA GACTTTTTTGGTAAACCAGCATTTTTGACTGTTTCAGGCCAACTCAATGCTGAAACTTATGCTACTGCTCTTTCTGAT GTATATACATTTGGTCCCACTTTCCGAGCAGAAAATTCTAATACGTCAAGACACTTGGCTGAATTTTGG aTGATTGAGCCGGAACTTGCTTTTGCTGATCTAAATGATGACATGGCTTGTGCTACTGCCTATCTTCAGTCTGTA ATTAGATATGTTCTTGATAACTGCAAGGAAGACATGGAGTTTTTCAATACATGGATTGATAAGGGAATCATTGACCGCTTGAGT GATTTGGCAAACAGAGATGTTGTGCAAATAACCTACACTGAAGCGATAGATCTACTGTCTCGAGCAAATAAGAAATTTGAATTCCCG GTGAAATGGGGTTGTGATCTGCAAAGTGAACATGAGCGTTATATAACTGAAGAGGCATTTGGTGGTTGCCCTGTTATAATTAGAGACTATCCGAAG GATATCAAAGCATTCTATATGCGGCAGAATGATGATGGAAGGACAGTTGCAGCCATGGACATGTTGGTTCCAAAG ATTGGTGAACTTATTGGTGGAAGCCAAAGAGAAGAACGGCTTGAGTATCTCGAAGCCCGCTTAGATGATTTAAAGCTAAATAAGGATGCTTATTGGTGGTATCTTGACTTGCGTCGTTATGGTTCAG TGCCTCATGCAGGGTTTGGTTTGGGGTTTGAGAGATTAGTGCAGTTTGCAACAGGAATGGACAATATAAGGGATGCCATTCCCTTTCCTCGTACACCTGCCTCCGCTGAGTTTTAG